In Rhodothermus marinus DSM 4252, a single genomic region encodes these proteins:
- a CDS encoding putative porin yields MNERAVWIGLALLLALPAAAQVPADTAGGRPPVGFGRILWGEAVSDTLPARLPLLHVTDLLSRQPRTFTYAFRLLGWPEGWSPDGLPPHLIGLRLDGRPFEDPVTGRPSYELLPLFFLNPIRRGTPVDGAPETVHTELRPYGAPRPLTELRYRTGGDGLQSIMALHVQNRRLALGGRPGLLQLLFGYGGHAMQGTYPGSRLRRGRQVLTRLRYQQRDWALELMNLHHRAQVGAHGGVLPHPGGTFETIYEPFGATVRYPAARRQTIRNDLTLTLRTRTGLSAAPLTASIYWTAQTFRYRNPELDTLTARTNRYGFLLEQPLGGIIWWLEGRWDRLRRLDAWPDTSIAGQGRTQLRLLAADTLHWRFWRLALQGQVFRQDGRFGLDGVLALTRTRGRLRTGLHLSLHHPEAPRVFRTGWGGLLQPCADCRGGRIVRVRLGVQHEADPFTWRLEGFATRLEAVPDLYAVGAGDTVLVQVLPRPLVQGGLTFGLGWRRTVRRGFYAEGHVTTFRTHNPGASTGHRRQAGALPEWLVQVRLGARLLLFQELDTDVYLLGRYWTPFRSRQLHAPTGLLALPEPDARRLGPSGTLDLYVEAGLRTAKLFLVWENLTSGTALQPGALLVPVYPLPARRLRFGVYWPIWD; encoded by the coding sequence ATGAATGAACGAGCGGTATGGATCGGGCTGGCGCTGCTACTGGCGTTGCCGGCCGCGGCGCAGGTCCCGGCCGATACGGCCGGTGGGCGCCCGCCCGTGGGCTTTGGACGCATCCTGTGGGGCGAGGCCGTGAGCGACACGCTACCGGCCCGTCTGCCGCTGCTGCACGTGACGGACCTGCTGAGCCGACAGCCGCGCACCTTCACCTATGCCTTTCGGCTGCTGGGCTGGCCCGAGGGGTGGAGTCCGGACGGCCTGCCCCCACACCTGATCGGCCTGCGCCTGGACGGCCGCCCCTTCGAAGATCCCGTCACGGGACGCCCGTCCTACGAGCTGCTTCCGCTTTTTTTTCTGAACCCGATCCGGAGAGGAACGCCTGTCGATGGGGCGCCGGAGACGGTCCATACCGAGCTGCGTCCCTACGGAGCGCCGCGGCCGCTGACGGAGCTGCGCTACCGCACAGGGGGCGACGGACTGCAGAGCATCATGGCGCTTCACGTGCAGAACCGGCGGCTGGCGCTCGGGGGACGGCCGGGCTTGCTCCAGCTGCTCTTTGGCTATGGCGGCCATGCCATGCAGGGGACCTATCCGGGAAGCCGATTGCGCCGGGGACGTCAGGTGCTGACGCGACTGCGCTATCAGCAGCGCGACTGGGCGCTGGAACTGATGAACCTGCACCATCGGGCACAGGTGGGAGCGCATGGCGGCGTGCTGCCTCATCCGGGCGGGACGTTTGAGACGATTTACGAACCCTTCGGCGCGACGGTCCGCTATCCGGCCGCGCGGCGTCAGACGATCCGCAACGATCTGACCCTGACGCTGCGTACCCGTACCGGCCTATCGGCGGCTCCGCTGACGGCCTCGATCTACTGGACGGCCCAGACGTTCCGCTACCGCAATCCCGAGCTGGACACGCTCACCGCGAGGACAAACCGCTACGGTTTCCTGCTGGAGCAACCGCTGGGAGGTATCATCTGGTGGCTGGAAGGACGGTGGGACCGGCTGCGCCGGCTCGACGCCTGGCCTGACACGTCGATTGCCGGGCAGGGACGCACGCAGCTCCGGCTGCTGGCCGCCGATACGCTGCACTGGCGCTTCTGGCGTCTGGCTCTGCAGGGACAGGTGTTTCGGCAGGACGGGCGCTTCGGCCTGGACGGTGTGCTGGCGCTGACGCGAACCCGCGGCCGCCTGCGCACCGGGTTGCACCTGAGCCTGCACCATCCCGAAGCGCCCCGGGTGTTCCGTACCGGCTGGGGCGGCTTGCTCCAGCCCTGTGCGGATTGTCGGGGCGGTCGTATCGTACGCGTGCGGCTTGGCGTGCAGCATGAGGCCGATCCGTTCACCTGGCGACTCGAGGGCTTTGCGACCCGACTGGAGGCTGTTCCGGATCTCTATGCCGTCGGTGCAGGCGATACGGTATTGGTGCAGGTGCTCCCGCGGCCGCTCGTGCAGGGCGGGCTGACGTTCGGGCTTGGCTGGCGGCGCACGGTCCGACGTGGATTCTACGCCGAGGGCCATGTGACCACCTTCCGGACGCACAACCCCGGTGCTTCGACAGGGCACCGCCGCCAGGCCGGGGCACTGCCTGAATGGCTGGTGCAGGTGCGGCTGGGGGCGCGGCTGCTGCTGTTTCAGGAGTTGGACACCGACGTGTATCTGCTCGGGCGCTACTGGACGCCCTTCCGGAGTCGCCAGCTGCACGCTCCCACGGGGCTGCTCGCGCTGCCCGAGCCGGACGCACGCCGCCTCGGACCTTCCGGGACGCTGGATCTCTACGTGGAGGCCGGGCTACGCACGGCGAAACTGTTCCTCGTGTGGGAAAACCTCACCAGCGGCACCGCGCTGCAGCCGGGCGCTCTGCTGGTCCCCGTCTATCCGCTGCCGGCGCGACGGCTGCGCTTCGGCGTGTACTGGCCCATCTGGGATTGA
- a CDS encoding deoxynucleoside kinase, with translation MAERAAISRKKHIAIAGNIGSGKSSLTKVLSEYFKWEAVYERVDDNPYLADFYNDMRRWSFNLQIFFLSSRFRQQRQIEASPHSVVQDRSIYEDAEIFARNLYEMGLMSQRDYENYVALFEIMTSFLKPPHLLIYLRASVPTLVRHIQARGRPYETAIRIEYLERLNRHYEDWIARYDLGPKMIIDVDELDFVNREEDRREVIRRVESRLFGLFPDE, from the coding sequence ATGGCTGAACGTGCGGCAATCTCTCGCAAAAAGCATATAGCAATCGCCGGCAATATCGGGTCCGGAAAGAGTTCGCTCACGAAAGTGCTGAGCGAGTACTTCAAGTGGGAAGCCGTCTATGAGCGCGTGGACGACAATCCCTATCTGGCCGATTTCTACAACGACATGCGGCGCTGGTCCTTCAACCTGCAGATTTTCTTTCTCTCGAGCCGCTTTCGCCAGCAGCGCCAGATCGAAGCCTCGCCGCATTCGGTGGTGCAGGACCGTTCGATTTACGAGGACGCCGAAATTTTCGCCCGCAACCTGTACGAGATGGGGTTGATGTCGCAGCGCGACTACGAGAACTACGTGGCGCTGTTCGAAATCATGACCTCGTTTTTGAAGCCGCCGCATCTGCTGATCTACCTGCGGGCATCGGTGCCGACGCTGGTGCGGCACATTCAGGCGCGCGGGCGGCCTTACGAGACGGCCATCCGGATCGAATACCTGGAGCGGCTCAACCGGCACTACGAGGACTGGATCGCCCGTTACGATCTGGGACCCAAGATGATCATCGACGTGGACGAGCTGGATTTTGTGAACAGGGAGGAAGATCGGCGGGAGGTGATCCGTCGTGTGGAAAGCCGGCTGTTCGGCCTGTTTCCCGATGAATGA
- the dut gene encoding dUTP diphosphatase: METRTFTEAETLVVPIQRLPHAEGLELPAYATAYSAGMDLRAAVPEDEPLVLEPGRWALVPTGLVLALPPGFEGQVRPRSGLAARHGVTVLNSPGTIDADYRGEVKVLLINLGSEPFVIRRGERIAQLVVARHARVTWDARASLDETERGAGGFGSTGRH; encoded by the coding sequence ATGGAAACCAGAACGTTTACCGAAGCCGAAACGCTGGTCGTTCCGATCCAGCGTTTGCCGCACGCCGAAGGGCTGGAGCTGCCCGCTTACGCGACGGCCTACAGCGCCGGGATGGATCTCCGGGCGGCCGTTCCGGAGGACGAGCCGCTGGTGCTGGAACCCGGGCGCTGGGCGCTGGTGCCCACCGGGCTGGTGCTGGCACTGCCGCCCGGCTTTGAGGGCCAGGTGCGGCCGCGGAGCGGGCTGGCTGCCCGACATGGCGTGACCGTGCTGAACAGTCCGGGCACGATCGACGCCGACTACCGCGGCGAGGTCAAGGTGCTGCTCATCAACCTGGGCTCGGAGCCGTTCGTGATCCGCCGAGGCGAGCGCATCGCGCAGCTCGTGGTGGCGCGACATGCACGGGTCACGTGGGACGCGCGCGCCTCGCTGGATGAAACCGAACGCGGAGCCGGTGGCTTCGGCTCGACCGGCAGGCATTGA
- a CDS encoding peptide MFS transporter, translating into MAIPLNETFFLGLALIVVGTGLLKPNVSTMVGELYPEGGARRDAGFSIFYMGINIGAVLGPTLCGLLGEGYNWHLGFSLAGIGMVAGLISYKLGEKYLGEAGLFRPAPGEDEAVLARRARRFYTGAGIAAAVVVFCGYLLATGRFPLSLEALAQSLGVAVVIITLLFFAYIFFFGGHTALEKRRLIVILWLVILAGLFWSGFEQAGSSLNLFARDLTDRQFGGWELPASMLQNINPLFIIIFAPVFGWLWTWLARRNANPSIPVKFALGLLGLAAGFFVLSWGAAHATPENPVSPAWLVVTYFLHTVGELCLSPVGLSSITKLAPRGRVGQMMGVWFIAAALGNLFAGLVAGQLETLMPAELFRSVAMFTGAAGLIALLVSPAVRRLMGHVD; encoded by the coding sequence ATGGCCATTCCCCTGAATGAGACCTTCTTCCTGGGCCTGGCACTCATCGTCGTCGGCACGGGCCTGCTCAAGCCCAACGTGAGCACGATGGTGGGTGAGCTGTATCCGGAAGGGGGTGCGCGGCGCGACGCCGGCTTTTCGATCTTCTACATGGGCATCAACATCGGCGCCGTGCTGGGGCCCACGCTGTGCGGCCTGCTGGGCGAGGGCTACAACTGGCACCTGGGCTTTTCGCTGGCCGGGATCGGCATGGTGGCCGGACTGATTTCCTACAAGCTGGGCGAAAAGTACCTGGGGGAGGCGGGACTTTTCCGGCCGGCGCCCGGCGAGGACGAAGCGGTGCTGGCCCGGCGGGCCCGGCGTTTCTACACGGGAGCCGGGATTGCAGCCGCCGTGGTGGTCTTCTGCGGCTATCTGCTGGCCACCGGACGCTTCCCGCTTTCGCTGGAGGCGCTGGCGCAGAGTCTGGGCGTGGCCGTGGTGATCATCACGCTGCTGTTTTTCGCCTACATCTTCTTCTTCGGCGGCCACACGGCCCTGGAGAAGCGTCGGTTGATTGTGATCCTGTGGCTGGTGATTCTGGCCGGGTTGTTCTGGTCGGGCTTCGAACAGGCCGGCTCGTCGCTGAACCTGTTTGCCCGTGATCTGACGGATCGTCAGTTCGGCGGCTGGGAGCTGCCGGCCAGCATGCTCCAGAACATCAACCCGCTGTTCATCATCATCTTTGCGCCGGTTTTCGGATGGCTGTGGACCTGGCTGGCGCGGCGCAATGCGAACCCCTCGATCCCGGTCAAATTCGCGCTCGGGTTGCTGGGGCTGGCGGCGGGCTTTTTCGTGCTTTCCTGGGGAGCGGCGCACGCCACGCCCGAAAATCCGGTCTCGCCGGCCTGGCTCGTGGTGACGTATTTTCTGCATACGGTGGGCGAGTTGTGCCTGTCGCCGGTCGGGCTTTCGTCGATCACGAAGCTGGCGCCGCGCGGCCGCGTGGGGCAGATGATGGGCGTCTGGTTCATTGCGGCGGCGCTGGGGAATCTGTTTGCCGGGCTGGTGGCGGGGCAGCTCGAGACGCTGATGCCGGCCGAACTTTTCCGCAGCGTGGCGATGTTCACCGGTGCAGCCGGCCTGATCGCACTACTGGTGAGCCCGGCCGTCCGTCGGCTGATGGGACACGTGGATTGA
- the aspS gene encoding aspartate--tRNA ligase, producing the protein MSDQHGHTLGRDLHGPRTHTCGELRRAHVGQEVVLKGWVDTRRDLGGVIFIDLRDRYGLTQIVFSPQDNETAYRLADRLRSEYVISVRGVVRERSPETVNPKLATGEVEVRAHDLIILNTSEPLPFPVSAHEEKRTTTSEELRLKYRYLDLRRPELQRNLLLRHQVYLITRRYFDAHQFVEVETPVLTKSTPEGARDFLVPSRLHPGKFYALPQSPQLYKQILMVAGLDRYFQIVKCFRDEDLRADRQPEFTQIDVEMTFPTEEQIFELIEGLIQAIWRETLGVELPRPFPRMSYDEALRRFGSDKPDTRFGLELQEIGEVFRGSGFRVFESVLEQGGEIVALVVPGMGDQGRGYMDRLDKDVVRKQIGAGGLVYFKLPSDGGPIYSSVKEHVLPSAYVQRAVAKLGARAGDLVLLLAGPRPQVYLQAGALRLHMARELNLVPPAGQAPWHFLWVTDFPLLEWDEEAGRYFAMHHPFTSPHPDDLDLLETEPGRVRARAYDLVLNGNEIGGGSIRIHRQDIQRRMFRVLGIDEEEAERRFGFLLTAFRYGAPPHGGIALGLDRIVMLLAGAGSLRDVIAFPKTQRGQELMSNAPDEVSPEQLEELHIRVVLPETEASGS; encoded by the coding sequence ATGAGCGACCAGCACGGGCACACGCTCGGCCGTGATCTGCACGGCCCGCGCACGCACACCTGTGGCGAACTCCGACGCGCGCACGTCGGCCAGGAAGTCGTGCTCAAAGGGTGGGTCGATACGCGGCGCGACCTGGGCGGCGTCATCTTCATCGACCTGCGCGACCGCTACGGGCTTACCCAGATCGTCTTTTCTCCACAGGACAACGAGACGGCCTATCGACTGGCCGACCGTCTGCGCAGCGAGTACGTGATCTCGGTGCGGGGCGTGGTGCGCGAGCGCTCGCCGGAGACCGTCAACCCCAAGCTCGCCACCGGTGAAGTCGAGGTCCGCGCCCATGACCTGATCATTCTCAACACCTCCGAGCCGCTGCCGTTTCCGGTTTCGGCCCACGAGGAAAAGCGCACCACGACCAGCGAAGAGCTGCGCCTGAAGTACCGCTACCTTGACCTGAGGCGGCCCGAACTGCAGCGCAACCTGCTGCTGCGCCACCAGGTCTATCTGATCACCCGACGCTACTTCGACGCGCATCAGTTCGTCGAAGTCGAAACGCCCGTGCTGACCAAATCGACACCGGAAGGGGCCCGTGACTTTCTGGTTCCCAGCCGCCTGCACCCGGGCAAGTTCTACGCGCTGCCCCAGTCGCCGCAGCTCTACAAACAGATTCTGATGGTGGCGGGGCTGGATCGCTACTTCCAGATCGTCAAATGTTTCCGCGATGAGGATCTCCGCGCCGATCGCCAGCCGGAATTCACCCAGATCGATGTGGAGATGACCTTCCCCACCGAGGAGCAGATTTTTGAACTCATCGAAGGGCTTATCCAGGCGATCTGGCGCGAGACGCTGGGCGTCGAACTGCCGCGCCCCTTCCCGCGCATGTCCTACGACGAGGCGCTGCGGCGCTTCGGCTCCGACAAGCCGGACACGCGCTTTGGCCTCGAATTGCAGGAAATCGGCGAGGTCTTTCGCGGCTCCGGCTTCCGGGTCTTCGAAAGCGTTCTGGAGCAGGGCGGCGAAATCGTGGCGCTGGTGGTGCCGGGCATGGGCGACCAGGGCCGGGGCTACATGGATCGCCTGGACAAAGACGTCGTGCGCAAGCAGATCGGCGCCGGCGGACTGGTCTACTTCAAGCTGCCTTCCGACGGCGGCCCGATCTATTCCTCGGTCAAGGAGCACGTGCTCCCGTCGGCGTACGTCCAGCGCGCCGTGGCGAAGCTCGGCGCCCGGGCGGGCGACCTGGTGCTGCTGCTGGCCGGTCCCCGGCCGCAGGTGTACCTGCAGGCCGGTGCGTTGCGCCTGCACATGGCCCGCGAGTTGAATCTGGTCCCGCCGGCCGGCCAGGCGCCCTGGCACTTCCTGTGGGTCACCGACTTTCCGCTGCTGGAATGGGACGAAGAGGCCGGGCGCTACTTCGCCATGCACCATCCGTTCACCTCGCCGCACCCGGACGATCTGGACCTGCTGGAAACCGAGCCGGGCCGCGTGCGCGCCCGCGCCTACGACCTGGTGCTGAACGGCAACGAAATTGGCGGCGGCTCGATCCGTATCCACCGGCAGGACATCCAGCGCCGGATGTTTCGTGTGCTGGGCATCGACGAGGAAGAAGCCGAGCGGCGCTTCGGTTTCCTGCTGACCGCCTTTCGCTACGGGGCCCCGCCACACGGCGGCATCGCGCTGGGCCTGGATCGCATCGTGATGCTGCTGGCCGGTGCCGGCTCGCTCCGCGACGTCATCGCCTTCCCGAAGACGCAGCGCGGGCAGGAACTGATGTCGAACGCGCCCGACGAGGTCTCGCCCGAGCAGCTCGAAGAGCTGCACATTCGCGTGGTGCTGCCGGAGACGGAAGCCTCAGGCTCCTGA
- a CDS encoding inorganic diphosphatase, whose protein sequence is MAKSFTGMLPTAYSPAFLKLFARSLHWEAWEQLIRQNGWTIDRPYRSRHPLFPEIIYPIDYGYINGTRSSDGEPVDLFVGRGHRGLVGAILTIDRRRGKREVKFLYNCTAEEVYLVNGFINFDRRLLEGFLVLRYPMSSLWSDSG, encoded by the coding sequence ATGGCAAAAAGCTTCACCGGCATGCTACCGACCGCCTACAGCCCCGCGTTTCTGAAACTGTTCGCTCGCAGTTTGCACTGGGAGGCCTGGGAGCAGCTGATCCGGCAGAACGGCTGGACCATCGACCGCCCCTATCGAAGCCGACACCCGCTTTTTCCGGAAATCATCTACCCGATCGACTACGGCTACATCAACGGCACGCGCAGCAGCGACGGCGAACCGGTCGATCTGTTCGTGGGACGCGGCCACCGTGGCCTGGTGGGCGCCATTCTGACGATCGACCGGCGCCGGGGCAAACGCGAGGTCAAATTCCTCTACAACTGCACAGCCGAAGAGGTCTACCTGGTCAACGGGTTCATCAACTTCGACCGGCGGCTGCTGGAGGGCTTTCTGGTCCTTCGCTATCCCATGTCGTCGCTGTGGAGCGACTCGGGATGA
- the speE gene encoding polyamine aminopropyltransferase: protein MASPKQHQLQYTEFWQARTGLTFGVERILFNRQSAYQHVQVLQTDAFGRMLTLDGLVMLTERDEFVYHEMISHPALCLLPRPRRVLIVGGGDGGTLREVLRYSEIEQVDLVEIDEVVIEAARTCFPELSIAFDDPRARLHVADGVAFVREAAPATYDLVIVDSTDPVDFAEGLFGESFYRDCARILTDDGVLVTQSESPFDYTFQASIQAAHAMLGRIFPRVHMYLAHIPTYPMGLWSFTLASKRLHPVEDFDPEQAARRLAPFADRLRYYNVELHRAAFALPSFVRRLFTEAPSAHPESLHSDDMG from the coding sequence ATGGCATCGCCCAAGCAACATCAGCTCCAGTATACCGAATTCTGGCAGGCACGCACCGGACTGACCTTCGGTGTGGAGCGCATTCTGTTCAATCGGCAGAGTGCCTATCAGCACGTGCAGGTGCTGCAGACCGACGCGTTTGGCCGCATGCTGACGCTCGACGGCCTGGTGATGCTCACCGAGCGTGACGAGTTCGTCTATCACGAGATGATCAGCCATCCGGCGCTGTGCCTGTTGCCGCGGCCGCGACGCGTGCTGATCGTCGGCGGGGGCGACGGCGGGACGCTCCGTGAAGTGCTGCGCTATTCGGAAATCGAGCAGGTGGACCTGGTCGAGATCGACGAGGTGGTGATCGAAGCAGCCCGCACCTGCTTCCCGGAACTCAGCATCGCCTTCGACGATCCACGGGCCCGTCTGCACGTGGCCGATGGCGTGGCCTTCGTGCGGGAAGCGGCCCCGGCCACCTACGATCTGGTCATCGTCGATTCGACCGATCCGGTGGACTTTGCCGAGGGGCTGTTCGGCGAGTCGTTCTACCGGGACTGCGCCCGCATCCTGACCGACGATGGCGTGCTCGTCACGCAGAGCGAGTCGCCCTTCGACTACACGTTCCAGGCGTCCATTCAGGCGGCGCATGCCATGCTCGGGCGGATTTTCCCGCGGGTGCACATGTATCTGGCGCACATCCCCACCTATCCGATGGGTCTCTGGTCGTTCACGCTGGCCAGTAAGCGGCTGCATCCGGTAGAGGATTTCGATCCGGAGCAGGCGGCGCGTCGGCTGGCGCCGTTTGCCGATCGGCTGCGCTACTACAACGTGGAGTTGCACCGGGCCGCCTTTGCCCTGCCGAGCTTCGTGCGGCGACTTTTTACCGAAGCGCCCTCGGCTCATCCCGAGTCGCTCCACAGCGACGACATGGGATAG
- the speD gene encoding adenosylmethionine decarboxylase, protein MQALGRQILVEFYDCDREVLNNEALIREILIEGARRSRATVITDTFHSFSPHGVSGVVVIAESHVAIHTWPEHGYAAVDIFTCGETIDPWVIQKYLEERFRARNVSSMELKRGLFPERVPHKPVLEEASV, encoded by the coding sequence ATGCAAGCACTCGGAAGGCAGATCTTGGTCGAGTTCTACGACTGCGACCGAGAGGTGCTCAACAACGAGGCCCTGATCCGGGAGATCTTAATCGAGGGCGCTCGTCGGTCCCGTGCCACCGTCATCACCGACACGTTTCACTCCTTCAGTCCCCACGGCGTCAGTGGCGTCGTGGTCATTGCTGAGTCGCATGTAGCCATCCATACCTGGCCGGAGCACGGCTATGCAGCCGTCGACATCTTTACATGCGGCGAGACCATCGATCCCTGGGTCATCCAGAAGTACCTGGAGGAGCGGTTCAGGGCACGGAACGTTTCGAGCATGGAACTCAAGCGGGGGCTCTTTCCGGAGCGCGTGCCCCACAAGCCCGTGCTCGAAGAAGCCTCCGTCTGA
- a CDS encoding MoaD/ThiS family protein, giving the protein MSETKTFVRYGRRAQELNWELVLKRNSIERLKQERPPLRVVEELPELIERGYEAIPEEDIVRLYWYGIAHDKPKVGTFMVRLKVPGGLLRPDQLRAIGEIAGRYGRDYGELTTRQGIQLHWVAMDKLPEVLEAIGRAGLTTVGAEGDTVRNITSCPVNGINPDELFDVRPVIEEAARFFWGNPDYSNLPRKHKFTISSCPHQCNAPEIHDIALIGVIKDGRPGFAVKVGGGLSATPRLARDLGVFVPVNEAVEVLAAITDVWQDNLRYRLSRAKSRIKFLVDDYGPEGVREMVEERLGRKLEDFRAPDPVPGGNHLGIHRQKQEGFYYAGFPVPSGRVTGTQLRQIADILEDVGGDIRFTREQNFILGNIPEDRLDRVLDQMRAVGFPIERHRLYGTSTACTSHQFCNYSVAETKEKLDEIIAELEAHFGDEVQDLTIYMDGCPHACAHHWVGDIGLQGTRTAGPNGTKIEAYDVTLRGGLGVHAAIGRPILRRIPSEEISQAIVRLVGAWLQERRRLGDHYTFQAFCEAHTNEELQAIALGEVTAEEVEAADVALIRIPGPLLELTDGSDVIEVRAPTVRVALEQAGRRYPRLKETVLTPDGQVNEAFNLYVNEEDIQGLQGLDTPLKPGDELLILMAMSGG; this is encoded by the coding sequence ATGTCGGAGACGAAAACCTTTGTCCGTTACGGGCGACGCGCCCAGGAACTCAACTGGGAGCTGGTACTCAAGCGTAACAGCATCGAACGCCTCAAGCAGGAGCGTCCCCCGCTGCGCGTCGTCGAGGAGCTTCCGGAGCTGATCGAACGCGGCTACGAAGCCATCCCCGAAGAAGACATCGTGCGCCTCTACTGGTACGGCATCGCGCACGACAAGCCCAAGGTAGGCACCTTCATGGTGCGCCTCAAGGTGCCCGGTGGGCTGCTGCGTCCGGACCAGCTCCGGGCCATCGGGGAAATCGCCGGACGCTACGGCCGCGACTACGGCGAGCTGACCACGCGCCAGGGCATCCAGCTCCACTGGGTGGCCATGGACAAACTGCCCGAGGTGCTGGAAGCCATCGGCCGGGCCGGACTGACCACTGTGGGTGCCGAGGGCGACACGGTGCGCAACATCACCAGCTGCCCGGTCAACGGCATCAACCCGGACGAGTTGTTCGACGTCCGGCCCGTCATCGAAGAAGCCGCCCGCTTCTTCTGGGGCAACCCGGACTACTCCAACCTGCCCCGCAAGCACAAATTCACGATCAGCAGCTGCCCCCACCAGTGCAATGCACCGGAAATCCACGACATCGCACTGATCGGCGTGATCAAAGACGGGCGGCCGGGCTTCGCCGTCAAGGTGGGCGGCGGCCTGTCGGCCACGCCGCGCCTGGCGCGTGACCTGGGCGTGTTCGTGCCCGTGAACGAGGCGGTCGAGGTGCTGGCCGCCATCACGGACGTATGGCAGGACAACCTGCGCTACCGCCTGAGCCGGGCCAAGTCGCGCATCAAGTTTCTGGTGGACGACTACGGCCCGGAAGGCGTGCGCGAGATGGTCGAGGAGCGCCTCGGCCGCAAACTGGAAGACTTCCGCGCGCCCGATCCCGTGCCCGGCGGCAACCATCTGGGCATCCATCGCCAGAAGCAGGAAGGCTTCTACTACGCGGGTTTCCCGGTGCCTTCGGGACGAGTGACCGGCACGCAACTGCGCCAGATCGCCGACATCCTGGAAGACGTTGGCGGCGACATCCGCTTCACGCGCGAGCAGAACTTCATCCTGGGTAACATTCCGGAAGATCGGCTCGACCGGGTGCTCGACCAGATGCGGGCCGTGGGCTTCCCCATCGAACGCCATCGGCTCTACGGCACCTCGACGGCCTGCACCAGCCACCAGTTCTGCAACTACTCCGTCGCCGAAACCAAGGAAAAGCTCGACGAAATCATCGCCGAGCTGGAAGCCCACTTCGGCGACGAAGTGCAGGACCTGACGATCTACATGGACGGCTGCCCGCATGCCTGCGCCCATCACTGGGTGGGCGACATCGGGCTGCAGGGCACGCGCACGGCCGGCCCCAACGGCACGAAGATCGAAGCCTACGACGTGACGCTGCGGGGCGGACTGGGCGTGCACGCCGCCATCGGCCGGCCCATCCTTCGTCGCATTCCCTCCGAGGAGATCAGCCAGGCCATCGTCCGGCTGGTGGGCGCCTGGTTGCAGGAGCGCCGTCGCCTGGGCGACCACTACACGTTCCAGGCCTTCTGCGAAGCTCACACGAACGAGGAGCTGCAAGCCATCGCCCTGGGCGAAGTGACGGCCGAGGAAGTGGAGGCGGCCGACGTGGCGCTCATCCGCATCCCCGGTCCGCTGCTGGAGCTGACCGACGGCAGCGACGTCATCGAAGTGCGCGCCCCCACCGTGCGCGTCGCGCTTGAGCAGGCCGGCCGTCGCTATCCCCGACTGAAGGAGACCGTGCTCACGCCCGACGGCCAGGTCAACGAAGCCTTTAACCTCTACGTGAACGAAGAGGACATTCAGGGCCTGCAGGGCCTCGACACCCCGCTCAAGCCGGGCGACGAGCTGCTCATTCTCATGGCAATGTCCGGTGGTTAA
- a CDS encoding phosphoadenylyl-sulfate reductase — translation MARQPLFDDLEIGEIALQLDDQEPEDVIAWALETFDEDRIAIVTALQADGMVILDMAYRMKPNIRVMTVDTGRLPQATYDFYEQVRERYPEARFEVLFPDYREVEEMVRRHGINLFYKSVPMRLLCCHVRKVRPLIRALNQLDAWFTGLRRDQWASRAAIRKVEIDHDHDGVIKINPLADWTKEDVWAYIEEFDVPKHPLYAEGYTSIGCAPCTRPIQPGEDDRAGRWWWETNAPKECGIHCPIETGGFEHEMEAIVGHGHHENGHAH, via the coding sequence ATGGCACGCCAGCCACTGTTTGACGACCTGGAAATCGGCGAAATCGCGCTCCAGCTCGACGATCAGGAGCCGGAGGACGTGATCGCCTGGGCGCTGGAGACCTTCGACGAAGATCGCATCGCCATTGTCACGGCGCTCCAGGCCGACGGCATGGTGATCCTGGACATGGCCTACCGGATGAAGCCGAACATCCGGGTGATGACGGTCGATACGGGCCGTCTGCCCCAGGCCACCTACGATTTCTACGAGCAGGTGCGCGAGCGCTATCCGGAGGCGCGCTTCGAGGTGCTCTTCCCGGACTACCGGGAGGTGGAGGAAATGGTGCGCCGCCATGGCATCAACCTTTTCTACAAGTCGGTCCCGATGCGCCTGCTCTGCTGCCACGTGCGCAAGGTGCGGCCGCTCATCCGGGCGCTCAACCAGCTCGACGCCTGGTTCACGGGGCTGCGGCGTGACCAGTGGGCCTCGCGGGCGGCCATCCGCAAGGTGGAAATCGACCACGACCACGATGGCGTGATCAAGATCAATCCGCTGGCCGACTGGACCAAGGAGGACGTGTGGGCCTACATCGAAGAATTCGACGTGCCCAAGCATCCGCTCTACGCCGAGGGCTACACGAGCATCGGCTGCGCGCCCTGCACCCGACCCATCCAGCCCGGCGAAGACGACCGGGCCGGCCGCTGGTGGTGGGAGACGAACGCGCCCAAGGAGTGCGGCATCCACTGCCCCATTGAAACCGGTGGCTTCGAGCACGAAATGGAAGCCATCGTCGGCCACGGACACCACGAAAACGGCCACGCCCACTGA